In the Schaalia hyovaginalis genome, TCAGCCCATGAGTCGCCAGACTCGAGCGGGTCACCCGCCGGACACGCCGCCGACGGCGCCTCCGGGAGGGCAGGCGACACCGCCGCCGTGGCCTCCCCGAACTCAGCCTCACCATCGAAGCCCGACCCGACCCCAGCGCCGCGACCCGCATCGCGCGCCTGCTCGCACGAGGTCAGGTCTGGTGGTTCTATTGGTGGTTCTTTCTTTATATCTATGGGGCTCACCTGTGAGCCCTTTACCCCCCGATTTTGAGCCCCATAAGAGCCATGGGGCTCACGGTGAGACTCATTCGTTGACCTGCGCAGATACTCCCGCTCTCCGGGCTGTCGGTCCTCGCTACCTTCTATGGGGCTCAATTTGAGCCCCATAGGCTGACCTGCGCTTTCGTTCAACTGAGGGCGTGTACCAACCATGAGGTGATACATGGTCGACCCGCGGTGTGCGCGCCCGTTCTCGTCGTAGAAGTAGCGAGCCTCCCGCTCGATCAATCCAAGTGACTCGAGCTGGTTGAGGTAGCGCGCCACCGACGAACGCGAGCACTCGACAACCGATGCGAGCGTCTCCCGCTTCGGCCAGGCACGATCCTCATCGTCCGCGTACTCAGCCAGCGCAACGAGAACCCACTTCGCTGACCCGATACCCCGGATCTCATGGAGCGCCCAATTCACGGCCTTGAAGCTCATCGGACCATACCTCCGATCACGAGGCGGGCCGACCAACAGCCCGAGTCATCCCAGCGGCGCGCGTCGATGAGGCCAGCGCGGTGAAGGGAGGCGAGAGAGCCTTCGACCTTGCTCACCGGCAGGGAGGTCTTCGTCGCGAGGACATTGGGGTCAATGCGCACTCGGGCGAGCGCGCCCGCATCATGCGCCAGGGCGAGAAGAACGAGCTTGTCTGTTTGGGTTCGACACGGCGCAAGCCACGCCGCGTCGGCAAGCCACTGTGTGGAAGTCATGGGGTTCCTACCGTTCGCCGGGCCCGGACTACCGCCAGCGACTGTGCTGGGGTATGCTCGGGCGCGTTCAATAGCGCGGAAGCGGGAAAGACGATTCGTTCGTCTTTCCCGCTTCCCCTCTTTTGCGTCTACGGCGGCCCGGTGGGGGATGTGGCAGGAGTCCACTCCCCCACCGAGCCGGTGCAAGCAGCCTTGTGGAGGGCGACCGCTTGCGACGGGCCCGCGCCGCCAAATACAGCGCGGGGGAATCGGGTCAGACGAGCTGACGACGACGAATGCCGAGGATCGTCACGCCCACGCCCAGGACGACCAGGGAGGTCACACCGAAGAAGGCAGCGTCGGTGCCCGTCACCGGCAAGGTCGGCTTGGGGGAGTCGACCGTAACGGTCTGGCCCTCGTCGTTGATGTCCGCGTGCGCAGCAACCTCAACACCGTTGCTCGTCGCCTTCTCGAAGACGACGATCGATTGGCCAGCAAGACCGGACGTGTTGAAGTGGAACGAGACGGTCTCACAGCCCTTCGAATCCGCCGGGGTGAACTTCACCGACGAGGTGACAGGCTTGCCCGCAACCATGAGCTCCTTGCCGGTGGCCTTGTCCATGAGCGTGCCCGACAGCTCGTACTCCTTGCCGACGGCGAGGTTCTCGTAGCACACCTTGTCGTCCAGGACGACATCAGCGTTCGGGGCGAGCGTCTTGTCGGCGTCGGCATGATCGGTGGCCGTGGTGCCAAGCTTCGGGCCGGGCGTCTTCACGGTCTGCCCCTCGTCGTTGATGTCCGCGTGGGTCGCGACCGTCTTGCCGTCACGCGTGAGATCTTCGAATACGACCGTCGTCTTGCCCGCGAGAACCGAGGCATCGACAGTAATGTGCACCGTCGTGCAGTCGTCAGCCTTGGTCGGCGTGTGCTTGACCGTCGCCTGGACCGTCTTGCCCTCATCGTCGACGAACGGCTTGCCCGTCTCCTTGTCCATGAGCGTGGCAGTGAGCTCGTACTCCTTGCCCACAGCCAGGCCCGTGTAGCACACCTTGTCAGACACGGTAACGGTGCCGGAGGCAGCGAGCTCCTTGTCGCCGTCCGCCTTGTCCGTCGCAGTCGTCTTAAGGGTCGGGATCACGCCCTCGACCGTGAACTGCTCGGTCTTGTCCTCAACGCTAGTCGTCATCGGCGCCACACGATCATCACCCGCAAAGGAAGTGACGAACACGTAGGTGCCGGACTCGGACGGATCAACCTTGAAAGAGTTCGAGCCCACCGTCGGATTGAAGCCATTCTTGGCAGGGAGAGTAACCTTCGCGACCACCCTCGCCTGCGCCTTGTTCGCCTCGGTCACGTCCAGGCCCTCCGGGAAGAACAGAAGAGTCTGATCCATCGTCTTCACGTCAGCCTTGAAGCCCCGGTCACCCGCGAAATCCGGATGATCCGACGGGAATCCGTCGACCCACACGTCATCAACGAGATAAGTGCCAGCCTTCGTCTCGCGCGACGAGATCGCCGTGTTGATCTCCACCGGGAAGCGCTTCGACGTGATCTCCTTGTCCATCGCATACCCGTCAGTCCAGTCCTCATGGACGAACTCAGAAGCCGTGTACTCCTTGCCGCCCGTGGTGACCGGAGCCGTCTGGTCGGCCTTGACGACCTTCCACACCCACGTCACGAAGCCCGACGGGACCTGCACGCCCTCAAGGGTGGCGGTCTGCGTACCCGGCCCATCAAACGTCAGCGTCGCAGACCCGAGAATCTTCGCATCAGCAGGCACCGAATCCGACTTCGCGGCCGGCCGCTCACCCGTCCAATACGCCGTACCCACATAGGTCACCGGCACATTCTTCCCATCCAGAGACAGCCACTGGCCATCACCGTAATCAGCCTTCGCGCCAGCAGTAAACGTATCCGAAACCGGGGTCCCCTCATCAACGACGCGAGCAGCCGCAACGTCCGACGTGCCAACAGGCTGGAAATCAAAAATCACA is a window encoding:
- a CDS encoding helix-turn-helix domain-containing protein; translation: MSFKAVNWALHEIRGIGSAKWVLVALAEYADDEDRAWPKRETLASVVECSRSSVARYLNQLESLGLIEREARYFYDENGRAHRGSTMYHLMVGTRPQLNESAGQPMGLKLSPIEGSEDRQPGEREYLRRSTNESHREPHGSYGAQNRGVKGSQVSPIDIKKEPPIEPPDLTSCEQARDAGRGAGVGSGFDGEAEFGEATAAVSPALPEAPSAACPAGDPLESGDSWADPVPGEPLDALEADVKRAGGSSEDDGLLVAACLPPALQALDRQGARRVAQMLRVRLDAGWAPGQIRQLMDQRLPFRVHRLAALVAARLEANVDPQAAPERLREQAERRDRERLAALRASQDRQVEALVDDVVDAEFDALVAQVAAEMPDANWATWTRIAMDRRGEGGASA
- a CDS encoding VaFE repeat-containing surface-anchored protein, translating into MIAMTMIVSLPAMAAGSWVRGMPIPGGTGWLGTWIPYQGQPVPGLCIQANAVNPSAEVAVTPGQLTDQPNLSRPADLSVDIPQMAYIMKNWMPTSLQFSDTDLDAAAVGFLAHVNFENAGAQSQTNVNTLLGITPATIQDRARQMVAAAQAAGVVAWEPGEVTGTGTRFGTIDGIGVKNGAAAYVAGKPFTITMTGPAVFDATGTNTYSSSTAATRIDGIKWHSTGNGGASYHVEYGDLGNSSLGYASPGGGRQDVIWGDNEHPRSEIAQGPTWDVIFDFQPVGTSDVAAARVVDEGTPVSDTFTAGAKADYGDGQWLSLDGKNVPVTYVGTAYWTGERPAAKSDSVPADAKILGSATLTFDGPGTQTATLEGVQVPSGFVTWVWKVVKADQTAPVTTGGKEYTASEFVHEDWTDGYAMDKEITSKRFPVEINTAISSRETKAGTYLVDDVWVDGFPSDHPDFAGDRGFKADVKTMDQTLLFFPEGLDVTEANKAQARVVAKVTLPAKNGFNPTVGSNSFKVDPSESGTYVFVTSFAGDDRVAPMTTSVEDKTEQFTVEGVIPTLKTTATDKADGDKELAASGTVTVSDKVCYTGLAVGKEYELTATLMDKETGKPFVDDEGKTVQATVKHTPTKADDCTTVHITVDASVLAGKTTVVFEDLTRDGKTVATHADINDEGQTVKTPGPKLGTTATDHADADKTLAPNADVVLDDKVCYENLAVGKEYELSGTLMDKATGKELMVAGKPVTSSVKFTPADSKGCETVSFHFNTSGLAGQSIVVFEKATSNGVEVAAHADINDEGQTVTVDSPKPTLPVTGTDAAFFGVTSLVVLGVGVTILGIRRRQLV